In a single window of the Gossypium hirsutum isolate 1008001.06 chromosome D02, Gossypium_hirsutum_v2.1, whole genome shotgun sequence genome:
- the LOC107908343 gene encoding V-type proton ATPase subunit G1, which translates to MLEYLRCWYQIINQCCFQKISEDIVGLVATMDSFKGQGGIQMLLTAEQEAQHIVSSARNLKMARLKQAKEEAEKDVALFRSQMEAEYQNKISESSGSSDNTVKRLEEETDKRIKALTKSTSMVSKEIIEMLMKHVTSVKI; encoded by the exons ATGTTAGAATATTTAAGATGTTGGTATCAAATTATAAACCAATGTTGTTTTCAGAAAATTTCAGAAG ATATCGTGGGTTTGGTGGCAACCATGGATTCATTTAAAGGACAAGGAGGCATTCAGATGCTGCTAACTGCGGAGCAAGAGGCTCAGCACATTGTTTCAAGTGCTAGAAACC TGAAGATGGCCAGGCTAAAGCAAGCCAAAGAAGAAGCTGAAAAGGATGTTGCCCTCTTCCGCTCCCAAATGGAAGCTGAATACCAGAATAAAATCTCTGAG TCAAGTGGAAGCTCTGATAATACTGTGAAGCGACTTGAAGAGGAAACTGACAAAAGGATTAAAGCCTTGACGAAATCAACCTCGATGGTATCAAAAGAAATAATTGAAATGCTCATGAAACACGTTACAAGTGTGAAGATTTGA